Proteins found in one Kwoniella bestiolae CBS 10118 chromosome 1, complete sequence genomic segment:
- a CDS encoding ATP-dependent RNA helicase FAL1, with protein sequence MAGINAGDDKLVFESSEAVSVAPTFEALNLKEDLLRGIYAYNFEKPSAIQQRAIIPIMRGRDVIAQAQSGTGKTATFSISALQSIDTKIRETQVLVLSPTRELAIQIQTVVLALGDYMNVSCHACIGGTSVGEDIRKLEAGQQVVSGTPGRVFDMIRRRNLRTKDIKMLILDESDELLNKGFKDQIYDIYRYLPPATQVVVVSATLPHDVLEMTTKFMTDPIRILVKRDELTLEGIKQFFVAVEKEDWKFDTLCDLYDTLTITQAVIFCNTRRKVDWLTEKMREANFTVSSMHGEMVQKERDAIMAEFRGGQSRVLITTDVWARGIDVQQVSLVINYDLPTSRENYLHRIGRSGRFGRKGVAINFVTVEDVRILRDIEQYYSTQIDEMPMNVTELT encoded by the exons ATGGCAGGAATCAACGC CGGAGATGATAAGCTCGTTTTCGAGTCTTCCGAGGCAGTCTCGGTG GCTCCTACTT TCGAGGCGCTCAACTTGAAAGAAGACCTACTCCGAGGTATCTACGCCTACAACTTTGAGAAACCATCCGCCATCCAACAGCGAGCGATTATCCCCATTATGAGGGGTCGAGACGTTATCGCCCAAGCCCAATCAGGTACAGGTAAAACTGCTACCTTCTCTATATCGGCCTTGCAATCCATCGATACCAAGATCAGAGAAACTCAAGTCTTGGTCCTATCACCTACTAGAGAATTGGCGATTCAGATTCAGACTGTTGTGCTGGCTTTGGGTGATTACATGAATGTATCATGTCACGCATGTATTGGTGGGACCAGTGTTGGGGAGGATATCAGGAAGTTGGAAGCTGGTCAACAGGTCGTTTCCGGTACGCCTGGTAGAGTGTTTGATATGatcaggagaaggaattTGAGGACTAaggatatcaag ATGCTCATTCTTGATGAATCCGATGAACTGCTCAACAAAGGATTCAAAGATCAAATCTACGACATCTACCGATACCTCCCGCCTGCTACCCAAGTAGTAGTCGTCTCCGCTACTCTCCCTCACGATGTCCTTGAAATGACCACCAAGTTCATGACTGATCCCATCCGAATCCTGGTCAAGCGTGATGAGTTGACTTTGGAAGGTATCAAGCAATTCTTCGTGGctgttgagaaggaggattggAAATTCGATACCTTGTGTGACTTGTATGATAC GCTTACTATCACCCAAGCTGTCATCTTCTGTAATACCCGAAGAAAGGTTGATTGGCTCACcgagaagatgagagaagcCAATTTCACTGTCAGTAGTATGCACGGTGAAATGGttcagaaggagagggatgctaTCATGGCTGAATTCAGAGGTGGTCAAAG TCGAGTTCTTATCACCACCGATGTATGGGCAAGAGGTATCGATGTTCAACAAGTCTCACTGGTTATCAACTACGACTTACCCACTTCTCGAGAAAACTATCTGCACAGAATAGGTAGATCAGGTCGATTCGGTCGAAAAGGTGTGGCTATCAACTTTGT